The sequence below is a genomic window from Coffea arabica cultivar ET-39 chromosome 8e, Coffea Arabica ET-39 HiFi, whole genome shotgun sequence.
GAACACATAGAGCATTTGAGATTGGTTCTTGATATACTTCAAAAGGCGCGCCtatacgctaaccttaagaagtgcactttTTGTACTAATGAGATTGTATTTTTAGGCTATGTTGTGAGTTCACAGGGCATTAAAGTAGAcgaatccaagattgaggccatcaagcAATGGCCAACACCAAAATTCGTCTCTGAGGTGTGAAGTTTCCATGGATTAGCGGGCTTCTACCGACGTTTTGTCAAAGACTTCAGCACTATTGCTGCTccattgaccgccgtgacaaagaaaaATGATAAGTTCCATTGGGCAGAagcccaagaacaagcattcCTTACCCTTAAGGACAAacacacacatgcacctgtgttagcattacctaattttaacaagacttttgagattgaatgtgatgcttctggtgtagggaTTGGAGTTgttctcatgcaagacaagaggccttgtgcatactttagtgagaaactgagAGGTGCTGCCTTGAACTACCCCACGTaagacaaggagttgtacgcactgGTGAGAGTtttggagacctggcaacactacTTTCATCcaagggagttcgtgatacacactgatcacgaatcATTCAAGTTTCTCAAGGGGCAACCGAAATtgagcaagcgacatgccaaatgggtaagcttcattgacaccttctcttatgtcattaagtacaaaACTGGCAAAGCGAATGTGATAGTTGATGCACTTTCTCGTAGACATTCTTTGCTTGTTTTTCTTGATGCTAAGTTGCTAGGTTTTGAAATGGTCAAAGAACTCTATGCACATGATCTTGATTTTGGTGAAATATATGCATCTTGCACTAAGAGTCCGCAtggaaagtatttcttgaatgatggatttctattctaTGTGGACAAGTTGTGTATGCCTAATTCGTCTATTCGTGATCTCTTGGTtagagaggcacatagtggtggtctcatgggacatTTTGGCATTGTTAAGACTTTAGCAATGTTGCAAGaacacttttactggcctcatatacGTAGGGATGTTGAATGCATGGTTAGTAGATATGCCACTTGCCACAAGGCCAAGTCtaaaacaaatccatatggcttgtataccccattgcccATTCCACATtatccttgggtagacttgtctatggactttgtcttGGGACTACCTAGGTCatcaaggggtaatgactccatctatgtggtagttgatagattctcaaagatggctcattttatcccttgtcataaaactgatgatgcatctcataCTGCTAACTTGTTCTTTAAAGAAATTGTACGTTTGCATGGTATGCCTCaaaccattgttagtgatagggatgtgaagtttttgagttacttttggaagactttgtggtctaaactattATTTTCGACCACAAGTCATCCcaaaagcgatggacaaactgaggttgtcaattGTACCCTTGGTACTTTACTCCGAgttgatacgaacaagaggagccactggagccatgataccaacccttgttcgtgtcattcatttccatccagatttgaggacaaatcctgctcaagtggaggggactgatgtgtgcacggaccttagcccaagtaatgacccagtccgagttccattgggcccagtcacacgtgcacgagccaagctcttcaaagaatccctccaagcccttgttcgaattgtccaaaaccaacatggagtccatagagatattgaaggcttgaaggattttaattgagttatctacaccatgacccaagcccatgaagagtcaagtgggcctccaaatgagttggccgaatagggccttaggccttagtagttatttagcaattgattagtgtttaagtaagagcatgggccggcccatcttgtcccaagaccatgggccgacttttccctttcctagtccctttagggtttcagtcactttagcctataaataggcttgctttgtaaggttttagggtagacgttttatcaataaagttttgcatattttcgattcttcttgagagagagattcgacccatttacttgctttggcaagggttttgagcagtcttgcgtcctatcctagattgttctaccgacctattcccctggagtattcaccttcatcggagtgtcgtctaccgtcttgaatcaaatcgtgtcgtccgtttggttctagatcccgcagttccaagcgttggacaacctcgctagatccttgggcaaacgtgctacgtgtctcgaaacgtgttgatcgaggaacgtatcacgagttttgattaagaaaaattttaaatcttgggaaaagtGTTTGCCacatgttgaatttgcctataataaaACTGTTCATAGTGCAACACACTACTCACCATTTGAGATTGTCTATAGTTTAACCCCCTGATCCCCCTTGATTTggcacccttaccttcctctgagcacacaagcttagatggaaaaaagaaagctaatttgtgcgcaggttacatgaagctgtTCGAGccaacattgagaagcgtactcaacaatacatccagcaagctaACAAGCATCATCATAAGATGATTTTTgaacctggagattgggtttggctgcACCTAAGGAAGGAGCGATTTCCTAAGCAGCGCCAAAGCAAACTGTCCCTAAGGGGAGATGGACCCTTTCGAGTGCTCCAACgaatcaatgacaatgcttacaaattggagctacctggagagtacaatgttagtgcgaCTTTCAATGTCGCGGATTTGAACCCATTCCTTGACGAgaaggatccagatttgaggacaaatccttctcaagtggaggggactgatgtgtgcacgaatAGAGATGGTGAAGACCAAGTGCAAGTACCATTGGGCCCAttacacgtgcacgggccaagcgcttcaaagaGTCTCTCCAAACCCTTATTcaaaatgttcaagaccaacaaggggtccataggaacattgaaggcctagaagttGATCATCAAGatgtctacacattgatccaagcccatgagaAGATAAGTGATGGTTGTTAGTTTGGCTTTAGTCCATTAGCTAgtcttttttcaattctttaatTAAAGGCTCGGCCCACCTAACcctaaggatggccgaacccTCCCCCTTCCCTAGCCCTAGGTTTTCATTAGTTTTTTTAGCCTATAAGAAGGCACAAGTTGTGCGGTTGAAGGGTTACGtactttgaaataaaaattctgttttgttttctcttacaATTGGAGAGTACAATTCCctttacttgcttggcaagggttcttgagcaatctcgcgattgtccttgattgttcaaccggccttgagtaaccacctcaattggagtcgtcgttctaccaccttgaGTCAAGTCGTGTCGTCCTTCTTGATTCTAGGAGTCGCAATCCAAATGGTTGGAactctcgctagatccttggacaaacgtgctacgtgtctcggaacatGTTGACCGAGGAGCGTATCAATAAGTGGGTGAGAAGTTGGAGTAACTCCTAGGCTGACCCCTCCGCTTTAATCTTCTCTCAATCTTGATGGCTTTCTCGACCAAGTCTCCAAGCTCCACATAATGGTGTAGCTCAACTTGTTCAGCAATTTCGAGCCTTAGTCCGTTCAAGAAGCGCGCCATTGTCGCTTCTCGATCCACCATAATGTCTGCTCGCAACATAAGTATCTCCATCTCCTTATGGTAGTCCTCGACACTTCGAGCTCCTTgattgagggtttgaagcttttggtacaagtcaTGGTAGTAATGACTTGGTACGAAACGCTTCCTCATTAATCGCCTTAATTCGGTCCAAGTTTGTACGGCACCactcctccttcgactagtggagatttgatcccaccacacaacggTGTAGTCAGTGAATTCGACCACGGCCAACTtaaccttttgctcctccgagtAGGTATTGAAATCAAAGACAAGTTCAATCCACTTTTCCCACTCCAAATATGCATCGGGGTCCAATCGTCCTTGGAAGGGAGGAATCTTAATTTTTATGCCCGAGATGTGGTCAGTTAAGGGTCTAGTATCTCGCTTGGACCTCTTTTGGTTAGTTTCATAGTCGTTGTCCGAGTTAGAATCACTAGACTCATGCGTATGCATTTTTTCACGGCTGCCTTTGGAGCTTCCTCGTGACAACTCCAAACTATCAATGGGTTGGTGCATCAATTCGAGTTTTTGGTTCATCATGCGTCccaatttatcttttattgcCTTTGTAaaaagtttaagatcaaaagTTTGGGAGCTCGCTCCTCCCTCGTTAGTCATGGTGAAGTATAAGATATGAATGTAATGATGAAGTGAAAGAGTTTACCTCGCACACTCCTTCACGTGTATGCTCTCGCTCTCGTGTTTAATCGCTCTAGCGATCTTACCAGTGTATTTTCAAGGTCCCTCGGTCAACTCCTTGAAGAAGTTTGAACTCCTTCTAGTGTTGTTCGACTTACCAACCTAGATCACAAGATTGTAGCAATTGAAAGGAAGAGATGAAGAGACTGACCGAGACACGAAGATGACTCAAGCTGAATTTTCAAGTTGCCTAGACAAGACTCTATCGAAGGACTCGACTCTTGCTTGCTGGAATTTTGGTCCGCTACTTCCTTGGGGTTTTGGGCAGGTTATGGTGGagtttttttggtaattttgggGTGCCCAAATGGTATGGCTTTCAGCCCTTGAATGCCAACTAATTCGGTTCACAATGGGCTTGCTACCGAAGTGGAATTCAAGTGCTAAGGTGGCGGTTTTTTTAGGAAACTGGTTTGGGTTGTTTTTAGGAACAAGGCTTTGGAAAGGTTGTTTAGATCTGATGTGGGAGGGATTAAGGTATTCTAGGAAGACTTGGGGTCGGTTTCTTGCTCTTCTTGGCTAACTTCAATCCCAAAAGCATTAGGATTAGAAGTAAACCAAGAATGGGACTTGGTTTTCAAGTAGGAAACTAGAGCCtttgccttttttttctctttcatttcttttttgttctttcttttgcgGCTCTTACTAGATCTTTTCAAGAACTCATATTTAGTCCCAATAAATTGAAGTCAGATCAAAGTTCACAATTGGCCAAGAAAAGTTGAAGTTTgttttcaagaaacccaagacTTTTTTCCAAGAACTCCCAAATCTGTTtaaagaacttcaagaaatctgttcaagaagctcaagaacttcccaAATATGCTTTTGATATTCAAGTTTTGCAAGAAACAACACAAAAATTCAAGGTTCAATAGCAAAACAGGTTCGGCAGTCCCaaaggaaaaattccagcaattcgACTCAAGAAAACTTGGTATGCGACACTTTTATTTTTCTGACTTTCGCGACACAATAAACACAAGGAATCACACTACAATCTGGACAAAATTCAGTAACAACTAGCGACTAAACTTCTGGACAGATTGCACACAAGACACAAGAACACGACAAGAAGAACAAGGGAAGAACCCTAGTGgctgcaatttttttgttttgttttctggACACTACACGACTAATCTGGTGAATACGATGACACAACAATTAACGAATAATCTGGACAACAATAAACAACAATTAGGCACAAAACATGATGaca
It includes:
- the LOC140012675 gene encoding uncharacterized protein → MLVTHNGEIVSDDDDCEEMPRLTKGDCLEDDSAEEECSPTQGKIGCLVARRVLTAQEFDDAFPDEVPDGLLPIREIKHQIDLIPGAPLPNKLAYRMGPEETKELQRQVDSLLGKGWVKDSLSPCAVPVVILVPKKDGYVVSSQGIKVDESKIEAIKQWPTPKFVSEYKTGKANVIVDALSRRHSLLVFLDAKLLGFEMVKELYAHDLDFGEIYASCTKSPHGKYFLNDGFLFYVDKLCMPNSSIRDLLVREAHSGGLMGHFGIVKTLAMLQEHFYWPHIRRDVECMVIKG